A DNA window from Ornithobacterium rhinotracheale DSM 15997 contains the following coding sequences:
- a CDS encoding enoyl-ACP reductase FabI: MSGILDGKKGIIFGALDENSIAWKTALQCKEQGAEFILSNAPVAMRFGKIQQLAEQTGSEVVPADATNMDDLSALFDKAIEKFGKIDFILHSIGMSVNVRKGIPYTEMNYDYTHKGFDISALSFHRVMKTAWEKDCMNEWGSIVALSYIAAQRFFPDYNDMADNKAYLESIARSFGYHWGEEKKVRVNTISQSPTPTTAGSGVKGFDGFLGVAEELSPLGNATADDCARVCVMMFSDFTRRITMQNIYNDGGFSRTGISKGIVEKFLKQ; encoded by the coding sequence ATGAGTGGAATATTAGACGGAAAAAAAGGAATTATTTTCGGTGCGCTAGACGAAAATTCTATCGCTTGGAAAACAGCTTTGCAATGTAAAGAGCAAGGTGCAGAGTTTATTTTGAGCAACGCGCCTGTGGCAATGCGTTTTGGGAAAATCCAGCAATTGGCAGAGCAAACTGGCAGCGAAGTTGTTCCAGCAGATGCAACCAATATGGACGATTTAAGTGCATTGTTTGACAAAGCGATTGAAAAATTCGGCAAAATTGATTTTATTTTGCACTCAATCGGAATGAGTGTGAATGTGCGCAAAGGCATTCCTTATACCGAAATGAACTACGACTACACCCACAAAGGATTTGATATTTCTGCACTTTCTTTTCACCGTGTGATGAAAACCGCTTGGGAAAAAGATTGCATGAACGAATGGGGAAGTATCGTGGCACTATCTTATATTGCGGCACAGAGATTTTTCCCAGATTACAACGACATGGCAGACAACAAAGCCTATTTGGAAAGCATTGCAAGAAGCTTTGGCTACCACTGGGGCGAAGAGAAAAAAGTGCGTGTAAACACCATTTCTCAATCTCCTACCCCAACAACTGCGGGCTCTGGCGTTAAGGGATTTGATGGCTTTTTAGGCGTTGCCGAAGAGCTTTCTCCACTCGGAAACGCAACTGCCGATGATTGTGCTCGCGTGTGTGTAATGATGTTTAGCGACTTTACCAGAAGAATCACAATGCAAAACATCTACAACGACGGCGGATTTAGCCGCACAGGTATTTCTAAAGGCATCGTAGAAAAATTCTTAAAACAATAA
- the hemE gene encoding uroporphyrinogen decarboxylase, with amino-acid sequence MPKNDLLLKALRGEEVSRPPVWMMRQAGRYLPEFMALKDKYDFFTRCQTPELASEITLHPYRRFPIDAAIIFSDILVIPQAMGLNFEMKPGVGPWLENPVRSAADIEKLASGNVNENLQYVFDALDLTKKELNDEIPLIGFAGSPWTIFCYAVQGQGSKNFDKAKSFAFTEPTLAHKLLQKITDSTILYLEEKAKHGCDVLQIFDSWGGMLSPKDYQEFSYQYIEQIVNALYKIAPVVVFAKGCWFALEKMATSNASALGVDWTITPQMARELTGYKKTLQGNFDPSRLLSPPEKIQEMVKEMIEDFGTYKYIANLGHGILPNVPVENAEAFIQAVVNYKA; translated from the coding sequence ATGCCCAAAAATGATTTATTGCTGAAGGCTTTGCGTGGCGAAGAGGTCTCAAGACCACCTGTGTGGATGATGCGACAAGCTGGAAGATACTTACCTGAATTTATGGCACTTAAAGATAAGTACGATTTCTTTACTCGTTGCCAAACGCCAGAGCTTGCTTCAGAAATCACGCTTCACCCCTATCGCAGATTCCCGATTGATGCCGCGATTATTTTCTCGGATATTTTGGTGATTCCGCAAGCGATGGGCTTAAACTTTGAAATGAAACCAGGCGTAGGCCCTTGGCTCGAAAATCCTGTGCGCTCGGCTGCCGACATCGAAAAACTGGCAAGTGGCAATGTAAACGAGAATTTACAGTATGTTTTTGATGCACTTGATTTAACTAAAAAAGAGCTCAACGATGAAATTCCGTTGATTGGTTTTGCGGGTTCACCATGGACAATCTTCTGCTATGCAGTGCAAGGGCAAGGCTCTAAAAACTTTGACAAAGCCAAATCTTTTGCCTTTACCGAGCCTACCTTAGCACATAAACTATTGCAAAAAATCACGGATTCTACCATTCTTTATTTAGAAGAAAAAGCCAAACACGGTTGCGATGTTTTACAGATTTTTGATAGCTGGGGAGGCATGCTTTCGCCAAAGGATTATCAAGAATTTTCTTATCAATACATCGAGCAAATTGTAAATGCACTTTACAAAATCGCTCCTGTGGTAGTTTTTGCCAAAGGTTGCTGGTTTGCGCTAGAAAAAATGGCGACTTCTAACGCTTCGGCTCTGGGCGTAGACTGGACAATCACGCCACAGATGGCTAGAGAATTAACGGGCTACAAAAAGACTTTGCAAGGAAACTTCGACCCGTCTCGTTTGCTTTCTCCGCCAGAGAAAATTCAAGAGATGGTAAAGGAAATGATAGAGGATTTTGGCACCTATAAATACATTGCCAATCTTGGGCACGGCATTCTGCCAAATGTGCCTGTGGAAAACGCCGAAGCCTTTATCCAAGCAGTGGTGAACTATAAAGCTTAA
- a CDS encoding uroporphyrinogen-III synthase — protein MLKILLTKKLSPEVYQSALPKAQVDSMDFISTEYFPDREILAKIENETDFIVSSLKAAQWAIKNQIKGNFYCVGEKSRNLLRKNNPVLATAGYAEDLVQIIQEKYNQKRFCFLCSDIRLDTIPDTLKSSKILLTEVPVYRTKSISPTLNTDYDAYAFFSPSGVKSFFKTYQIPNNSFIFAIGESTQKSLENFTKNKIFIPKTPKTQDLIDLIKNTLQYAQK, from the coding sequence ATGCTGAAAATTCTTTTAACTAAAAAACTGAGTCCAGAGGTGTATCAAAGTGCTTTGCCCAAAGCGCAGGTGGATTCCATGGATTTCATCAGCACCGAATATTTCCCTGACCGAGAAATTTTGGCTAAAATTGAAAATGAAACGGATTTTATCGTTTCGAGCCTAAAGGCTGCCCAATGGGCAATAAAAAATCAAATTAAAGGGAATTTTTACTGCGTGGGCGAGAAATCGAGAAACCTACTCAGAAAAAATAATCCCGTACTTGCCACCGCTGGCTACGCCGAAGATTTAGTGCAAATTATCCAAGAAAAATATAACCAAAAACGATTTTGTTTTTTGTGCAGCGACATTCGGCTAGACACCATTCCCGATACGCTGAAATCGTCAAAAATACTACTCACGGAAGTGCCCGTGTACCGAACCAAAAGCATCTCGCCCACATTAAATACAGATTATGATGCCTACGCATTCTTTAGTCCGTCTGGGGTGAAATCTTTTTTTAAAACCTATCAAATTCCGAATAATTCTTTTATTTTTGCAATAGGTGAAAGCACCCAAAAATCGCTTGAAAATTTTACTAAAAACAAAATTTTCATTCCGAAAACACCTAAAACACAAGATTTAATAGATTTAATTAAAAATACATTACAATATGCCCAAAAATGA
- the hemC gene encoding hydroxymethylbilane synthase produces MTTLKLGTRKSPLAMWQALQAQKRLEEFGHSVEIVPIASEGDLKLKQPIYELGITGVFTKTLDIALVNGEIDLAVHSLKDVPTQLAQGLQLSACLPRGDHRDILVFKSSDILEKEKRTIATGSLRRKAFWHHRFPQDTVVDLRGNVQLRLQKLLDNDWDGAIFAYAGLNRSEILQNLTKHNLEYQFIENMISAPSQGIVGIVTRQDLDLSEISDTQAQTAGEIERAFLRKLEGGCTAPIGGYAHIENEKVHFSGAILSLDGTQKIEISETRPLGDAQTLGEEMAQICLDQGAGGIIQEIKKQIGA; encoded by the coding sequence ATGACAACACTTAAATTAGGCACGCGCAAAAGTCCGCTCGCGATGTGGCAAGCACTCCAAGCGCAAAAAAGATTAGAAGAATTTGGGCATTCGGTGGAGATCGTGCCCATAGCCTCTGAGGGCGATTTAAAATTGAAACAACCCATTTACGAATTAGGAATTACGGGGGTTTTCACCAAAACTTTGGACATTGCCCTTGTAAATGGCGAAATCGATTTGGCAGTGCATAGTTTAAAAGATGTGCCTACACAATTGGCGCAAGGGCTCCAGCTTTCGGCGTGCTTGCCACGCGGCGATCATCGTGATATTTTGGTGTTTAAATCTTCGGACATTTTAGAAAAAGAAAAACGCACCATCGCAACGGGGAGCCTGCGCAGAAAAGCCTTCTGGCACCATCGTTTTCCGCAAGATACGGTGGTAGACCTGCGTGGGAATGTGCAATTAAGATTACAAAAACTGCTCGACAACGATTGGGACGGGGCGATTTTTGCCTATGCGGGACTAAACCGTAGCGAAATTCTACAAAATTTAACCAAGCATAATCTGGAATACCAATTCATAGAAAATATGATTTCAGCTCCCTCTCAAGGCATTGTGGGAATCGTAACAAGACAGGATTTAGATTTAAGCGAAATCAGCGATACACAAGCCCAAACGGCGGGTGAAATTGAGCGTGCTTTTTTAAGAAAACTGGAAGGAGGCTGCACGGCTCCGATTGGTGGCTACGCGCATATCGAGAATGAAAAAGTGCATTTTTCGGGTGCAATTTTAAGCCTTGACGGGACACAGAAAATTGAAATTTCCGAAACGCGTCCGCTGGGCGATGCACAAACTTTGGGCGAAGAAATGGCACAAATCTGTTTAGACCAAGGAGCGGGCGGAATCATTCAAGAAATCAAAAAACAAATTGGTGCTTAA
- the hemA gene encoding glutamyl-tRNA reductase, translated as MSVLEEKETLEQFHVIGISYEKADVKTRGEYAFFEEWEKDFVQKAKNIGLEHFFILSTCNRTEIYFFAQAHQPMMQLYCEQVGGDLSVFEEITFIKKGKQALNHLFRVSSGLESQILGDFEILGQMRKAFRRFKKLGCSNAYLERFINTAVQISKQIKNETSLSDGATSVSYAAVQYILNHVPNLEQKNVVLFGTGKIGRNTCENLVKHTGNNKVTLINRTLAKAEKLSQKLDIKFRKVEELTETLQNTDVLIVATGAKTPTITKDMLPDKKMLVIDMSIPANVDTAVKELENIELINVDMLSQTINETLKARESEVPKVETIIRLNLWEFEEWIEGRQFVPAIEAFKERMLFLARYEKKQLRKKEEISICPKGDRLSLRLAQKMTNQFAAYLMENPDKAHQTIGFINEIFHLDLKEED; from the coding sequence ATGAGTGTATTGGAAGAAAAAGAAACCTTAGAGCAATTTCATGTCATTGGCATCAGTTATGAAAAAGCCGATGTAAAAACACGCGGTGAATACGCTTTTTTCGAGGAATGGGAAAAAGATTTTGTTCAAAAAGCCAAAAATATAGGTTTGGAGCATTTTTTCATTCTATCTACCTGCAACCGCACCGAAATCTATTTCTTCGCTCAGGCGCACCAGCCTATGATGCAATTGTATTGCGAGCAAGTGGGCGGTGATTTATCCGTTTTTGAAGAAATCACTTTTATTAAGAAAGGAAAACAAGCACTCAACCATTTGTTCCGCGTTTCGTCTGGGCTGGAAAGTCAGATTTTGGGCGATTTTGAAATCTTGGGACAAATGCGCAAAGCCTTTAGACGCTTTAAAAAACTCGGCTGCTCCAATGCGTATCTGGAACGCTTCATCAACACAGCAGTGCAAATTAGCAAACAGATTAAAAACGAAACTTCGCTCAGCGACGGAGCCACTTCGGTTTCTTACGCTGCGGTACAATATATCTTAAACCATGTTCCTAATCTGGAGCAGAAAAATGTGGTGCTTTTCGGAACAGGAAAAATCGGTCGCAACACTTGCGAAAACTTGGTAAAACACACGGGAAACAACAAAGTTACACTCATCAACCGAACTTTGGCTAAAGCCGAAAAACTTAGCCAAAAATTGGACATTAAATTCCGAAAAGTCGAAGAACTCACCGAAACTTTGCAAAATACCGATGTGCTTATCGTGGCGACGGGAGCTAAAACACCGACAATAACCAAAGACATGTTGCCCGACAAGAAAATGCTAGTCATCGACATGTCGATTCCAGCCAATGTGGATACCGCTGTAAAAGAGCTAGAAAACATTGAACTCATCAATGTAGATATGCTCTCGCAAACCATCAACGAAACGCTCAAAGCACGCGAATCCGAAGTGCCTAAAGTGGAAACCATTATCCGCCTAAATCTTTGGGAATTTGAAGAATGGATCGAAGGCAGACAATTTGTGCCAGCCATCGAAGCTTTTAAGGAGCGCATGCTGTTTTTGGCGCGATACGAAAAGAAACAACTTCGCAAAAAAGAGGAAATCAGCATTTGCCCCAAAGGCGACCGCTTGAGCTTGCGTTTAGCCCAAAAAATGACAAATCAATTTGCGGCTTATTTGATGGAAAATCCCGACAAAGCACACCAAACCATTGGGTTTATAAACGAAATTTTTCATTTAGATTTAAAAGAAGAAGATTAA
- a CDS encoding fibrobacter succinogenes major paralogous domain-containing protein translates to MKRSFYLLGMLLVGGVALAQQDAEGRVGVNTTTPNASLEVSRNDELFKKDETQAQGVTFPNFSTEERSKFENVAVGTMIFNTTKKCLEMYFGLKGGRAHWDCIPNATSAQSQNVAIVPAGFEGTYIAGIAMNSANKVKFELQNNGFSPISNVDFSSAVSISNKGGVSVSSGQNSNVSLQAGAKTTLSYTLTGTPQEGALVANFNHLGLTADQQISVGLGSARISSKEHYVVSLYYQPTNTTIQGKINNGAEKVTIKIPYTGGKGSYNAVNVNNITTAPGQNNDVNNLSLSIPAGNFGVTGELEATITVGGSDQEYLVKQMAPGESYDIATFPIDMNGMQYNVVLKGIGGIPDKNFNVMTNGEYEHRFIYVPVMGLDGKLWLNNNLGANYANVDHPAFNPVQGAKSLRDENAYGSHFQWGRAADGHELTTYTSPTSGSMTHPNMQWYNIDQLQSYTNPCPAGYHVPTKQEWNAYNNLLPSKNAQAWQSDVLHLTYAGDKNAGGWSPNPGSPSGWYWSSSPYGSSDAWYLYFVDSDSSTSSSNFRYWGRPLRCRQD, encoded by the coding sequence ATGAAACGAAGTTTTTATCTTCTAGGAATGTTGCTGGTGGGCGGTGTAGCCCTTGCGCAGCAAGATGCAGAGGGGCGAGTGGGGGTGAATACCACTACCCCAAATGCAAGTTTGGAAGTCTCTCGGAACGATGAGTTGTTTAAGAAGGACGAAACCCAAGCACAAGGGGTAACCTTCCCAAACTTTAGTACCGAGGAGCGTTCTAAGTTTGAGAATGTTGCCGTGGGCACGATGATTTTTAACACAACCAAGAAATGTTTAGAGATGTATTTTGGGTTGAAAGGTGGTCGAGCCCATTGGGATTGTATTCCGAATGCGACGAGTGCACAGTCCCAAAATGTGGCGATAGTGCCAGCGGGCTTTGAAGGGACTTATATTGCAGGTATTGCGATGAATAGTGCCAATAAAGTAAAGTTTGAGTTGCAAAATAATGGATTTTCTCCCATTAGTAATGTAGATTTTTCTAGCGCCGTGAGCATTTCCAATAAAGGAGGGGTGAGTGTTTCTTCTGGGCAGAACTCTAATGTGAGCTTGCAGGCGGGGGCAAAAACCACGCTGAGCTATACGCTTACAGGGACACCCCAAGAGGGAGCTTTGGTAGCGAATTTTAATCATTTAGGATTGACGGCAGACCAGCAAATTAGCGTAGGACTTGGTTCAGCTAGGATTAGCAGTAAGGAGCATTATGTAGTATCTTTGTATTACCAGCCTACTAATACTACTATCCAAGGAAAAATAAACAACGGAGCAGAAAAAGTAACGATAAAAATCCCATACACAGGAGGCAAAGGTTCGTATAATGCCGTAAATGTCAATAATATTACAACGGCACCAGGACAAAACAACGATGTAAATAATTTAAGCCTCTCTATCCCTGCGGGTAACTTTGGCGTAACTGGTGAGTTAGAGGCAACGATTACGGTGGGGGGTAGCGACCAAGAGTATTTAGTAAAGCAAATGGCACCAGGGGAATCTTACGACATAGCGACTTTCCCAATAGATATGAATGGCATGCAGTACAATGTCGTATTAAAAGGTATAGGCGGTATCCCAGATAAGAACTTTAATGTAATGACCAATGGCGAGTACGAGCATAGATTTATCTATGTGCCTGTAATGGGGCTTGATGGCAAGTTGTGGTTGAATAATAACTTAGGGGCTAATTACGCCAATGTAGACCACCCAGCCTTTAACCCAGTGCAGGGGGCTAAGTCATTAAGAGATGAAAATGCTTATGGGTCACACTTCCAGTGGGGTAGAGCAGCCGATGGGCACGAGCTTACCACTTATACTTCTCCTACCAGTGGTTCTATGACCCACCCAAATATGCAGTGGTACAACATTGACCAATTACAGTCTTACACCAATCCATGTCCTGCGGGTTACCATGTGCCTACAAAACAGGAATGGAACGCTTATAATAATTTACTTCCAAGTAAAAATGCACAAGCTTGGCAGTCTGATGTGTTGCACCTCACTTATGCGGGCGATAAGAACGCTGGAGGATGGAGTCCGAATCCAGGCAGTCCTAGTGGCTGGTACTGGTCCTCTTCTCCGTACGGTAGTTCCGACGCGTGGTACTTGTACTTCGTTGATAGCGATAGCAGCACCAGCAGTAGCAACTTTCGTTACTGGGGGCGCCCGTTGCGCTGTCGCCAGGATTAG
- a CDS encoding DNA-binding domain-containing protein — MNNLKAWLRPNLLTKDDKADFIAVPLMNGSLGLKEVIEALQKEGMEIQTETAVDIITRFNRKASELVLNGYSVNTGLVYMRPAIKGVFYDKSFDKEKHSVYVNVNQGLELRKASEDTKVEILGEQASPMSLFSITDKATGKSDGTLTKGKNAEIKGTYLKIAGEDPKNGVTFKNVDNQKETKLPAENVVLNEPSRLLILVPADLANGNYELRVTTQFSSGSTLLKEPRTETLNIPIVIG; from the coding sequence ATGAACAACTTAAAAGCATGGCTTCGTCCTAATCTTTTAACCAAAGACGATAAGGCAGATTTTATCGCCGTTCCACTGATGAACGGGAGCCTTGGGCTTAAAGAAGTGATAGAAGCCTTACAAAAAGAGGGTATGGAAATTCAGACCGAGACCGCTGTAGACATCATCACACGCTTTAACCGAAAAGCCTCGGAATTGGTGCTGAATGGGTATAGCGTAAACACAGGTTTGGTATACATGCGCCCTGCCATCAAAGGGGTGTTCTATGACAAGTCTTTTGACAAAGAAAAGCACTCGGTGTATGTGAATGTAAACCAAGGCTTAGAGCTTAGAAAAGCCAGTGAAGATACCAAGGTAGAAATACTAGGGGAACAAGCCAGCCCGATGAGCTTATTCAGCATTACCGACAAGGCAACAGGCAAGAGCGATGGCACGCTCACCAAAGGGAAAAACGCCGAAATCAAAGGCACATACCTCAAAATTGCAGGCGAAGACCCTAAGAATGGAGTAACCTTTAAAAACGTAGACAATCAAAAGGAAACCAAGCTCCCTGCCGAGAATGTGGTGCTCAACGAGCCATCAAGGTTGTTGATTTTGGTACCCGCAGATTTAGCTAATGGCAATTATGAGCTGCGCGTAACCACGCAGTTTAGCAGTGGGAGCACTTTACTTAAAGAGCCTAGAACCGAAACGCTGAACATTCCTATCGTGATAGGCTAA
- a CDS encoding DUF4230 domain-containing protein — MKYLKYLGLLVLGALLTFFVMKATQKDHAQEASSTIAYGIQRLNKMVVAEQTYANFYSHKSKSSYLGNLISFDKSLLLKVEVKAQASYDLSKMQVKLDPANQTIYIQKIPPLQIEMYPDVEFFEMSQSKMNAFSKDELNAIKRRAVAEVEKTIDQTSLRKEAHEQLLQNLEEIYLLAKIYHWKIVDETEFAEEMKNRIPI; from the coding sequence ATGAAATACTTAAAATACTTAGGCTTGCTGGTGCTGGGGGCGTTGCTCACTTTTTTTGTGATGAAAGCCACGCAAAAAGACCATGCGCAAGAGGCGTCTTCTACGATTGCCTATGGCATTCAGCGATTGAATAAAATGGTGGTAGCGGAGCAAACTTATGCCAACTTTTATTCGCACAAAAGCAAGAGTAGCTATTTGGGGAATTTAATCTCGTTTGACAAGTCTTTGCTTCTAAAAGTGGAAGTGAAAGCGCAGGCGTCTTATGATTTGTCTAAAATGCAAGTGAAGCTAGATCCTGCCAACCAAACGATTTATATCCAGAAAATTCCGCCTTTGCAGATTGAAATGTATCCCGATGTGGAGTTTTTTGAAATGAGCCAAAGCAAAATGAATGCCTTTAGCAAAGACGAACTAAACGCTATTAAACGCCGCGCGGTGGCAGAAGTGGAGAAGACTATCGACCAAACGAGTTTGCGAAAAGAGGCACACGAGCAGCTGCTACAAAATCTAGAAGAAATTTATCTTTTAGCCAAAATTTACCATTGGAAAATTGTAGATGAAACCGAATTTGCCGAGGAGATGAAAAATCGTATTCCGATTTAA
- a CDS encoding TlpA family protein disulfide reductase — protein MKKIVLLCLAALGIVSCSKKTEKTEFSQEVLNQSVTELTSGAETTFGEVLNAQKGKITLVEVWASWCGDCVKAMPEMTKFQADHPDINYLFVSVDKSEEAWKNGIEKYVLPHNLKGDFILMSGGWGKGTESAFTQYIELDWIPRYMVLDEDGKIKQYYAKSIDEVKL, from the coding sequence ATGAAAAAAATCGTATTGCTTTGTTTAGCAGCTTTAGGAATTGTGTCGTGTTCTAAAAAAACCGAAAAAACGGAATTTTCGCAAGAAGTCCTAAACCAAAGTGTAACAGAACTCACTAGCGGAGCCGAAACTACATTTGGCGAGGTTTTGAATGCACAAAAAGGCAAAATCACTTTGGTAGAAGTGTGGGCTTCATGGTGTGGCGATTGTGTAAAAGCAATGCCTGAGATGACTAAATTTCAAGCAGATCACCCAGACATCAATTACCTTTTTGTCTCCGTAGATAAAAGCGAGGAAGCATGGAAAAATGGAATCGAAAAATATGTATTGCCACACAATTTAAAAGGTGATTTCATCTTAATGTCTGGCGGCTGGGGCAAAGGCACCGAATCTGCTTTTACCCAATACATTGAGCTCGATTGGATTCCACGATACATGGTGCTTGACGAAGATGGAAAAATCAAACAATATTATGCTAAATCCATCGATGAAGTAAAATTATAA
- a CDS encoding ABC transporter permease — protein sequence MNRFINRIHLDAGNFYYAMMREFKNIFSDVAVLFSFILVSTVVSFLYAYVYSDEVLTELPVAYVDLDNTAYSRQFIRMMDETEQVSMNHNYAQFPEAVKAFEEEKVRGIIVVPENFSKNLQKSQQPTISVYTDGAYILYYKQVLTAAKYAVAYMGAGVEIKKIEAKGNLPKVAQIERAPLTGSAVNLYNANAGYGTFLIPVVLVIIFQTTMLQAIGILGGTMRENHKMVKLYPNANHTFGMLPIVMGKATTYLIISLCILVYMVGFVMPYFHIPMRGNLLEVVVYMIPFLLSVVYLGLFLLNFFRKREDAILAIMFTSIPALLVTGFSWPTDAIPWYIEGLSNLVPTTLGAKGFVAITQMGADINLMQKEFVYLWLLCIFYLILAALTFKRIYLIEQESLKKREKA from the coding sequence ATGAATAGGTTTATCAACAGAATACACCTTGATGCTGGAAACTTTTACTACGCAATGATGAGAGAGTTTAAAAACATCTTCTCAGATGTTGCTGTATTGTTTTCATTCATCTTGGTGAGCACCGTCGTATCTTTCTTGTATGCTTATGTTTACTCAGACGAGGTTTTAACAGAGCTTCCGGTGGCTTATGTAGATTTAGACAACACTGCATATAGCCGACAATTTATCCGAATGATGGACGAAACCGAACAAGTGAGCATGAATCACAATTACGCCCAATTCCCAGAGGCGGTAAAAGCCTTTGAAGAAGAAAAAGTACGAGGAATTATCGTGGTTCCAGAGAATTTCTCAAAAAATCTTCAGAAATCTCAACAGCCCACAATTTCTGTGTACACCGATGGGGCTTATATTTTGTATTATAAGCAAGTGCTCACCGCTGCCAAATATGCGGTAGCCTACATGGGGGCAGGTGTTGAAATCAAGAAGATTGAAGCCAAAGGGAATTTACCCAAAGTGGCACAAATAGAGCGAGCACCACTTACGGGAAGTGCCGTAAACTTATATAACGCCAACGCAGGATATGGCACATTTTTGATTCCCGTAGTATTGGTAATCATCTTCCAAACCACGATGTTGCAAGCCATCGGAATCCTTGGCGGAACCATGCGCGAAAACCACAAGATGGTAAAACTATACCCAAACGCCAATCACACTTTTGGAATGCTACCAATCGTCATGGGAAAAGCCACAACTTACCTCATCATCAGCCTTTGTATTTTGGTGTACATGGTAGGATTTGTGATGCCATATTTCCACATCCCAATGCGTGGAAACTTATTGGAAGTCGTGGTGTATATGATTCCATTTTTGCTTTCGGTGGTGTACCTTGGTTTATTTTTGCTGAATTTCTTTAGAAAAAGAGAAGATGCCATTTTAGCCATTATGTTTACCTCGATTCCCGCCTTGCTCGTTACAGGTTTCTCTTGGCCTACGGATGCAATCCCTTGGTACATCGAGGGGCTTTCAAACCTAGTGCCTACCACATTGGGGGCAAAAGGCTTTGTAGCCATCACGCAGATGGGGGCAGACATCAACCTTATGCAAAAGGAATTTGTTTATCTATGGTTGCTCTGTATTTTCTATCTAATCCTAGCGGCTTTAACCTTTAAACGAATTTACCTTATTGAACAAGAGAGTTTGAAAAAACGAGAAAAAGCCTAA
- a CDS encoding ABC transporter permease — MKNGFWKVFFYEFKILVGSPKKLFLCLGLPLILFFFFGLLFKVGTPNSFKVAVIDYDKSSTSRKIIRLLESTPEISFSVALNNEDEAKKLLKRGDIYAVVVLPQGIQKNVLDGQQSEIICYTNGQFLLPAGNIQKAFSTTIAMISAGIDIEKRKKKGQEGYWAHADVQPIKLDVHNMYNPYSNYGYYLITPFLPFMLEMLVVILSIYIIGTPLKYGFADSWLRMSGGNSWAALWGKLLPYTIVFCFVGWFMNFYLFRIIGTPLQVPLWNVVLLTFVLILTHQLVAVFFVNITKDLRSALTFGGGFCAICFSFGAYTFPIEGLPKFIQDVSNIFPYTHFIKYFVNRAIKGIPMNYTLHNLIALGAYFVLFLCSYPLFVKKLKRGGYE, encoded by the coding sequence ATGAAAAATGGTTTTTGGAAAGTATTTTTCTATGAATTTAAGATTCTAGTGGGCTCGCCTAAGAAGCTATTTTTGTGCTTGGGACTCCCCCTTATTTTATTTTTCTTCTTTGGATTATTATTTAAGGTAGGAACCCCGAATAGCTTTAAAGTCGCCGTGATAGATTACGACAAGTCCTCGACTTCGCGTAAGATCATTCGCTTGCTAGAATCCACTCCAGAAATCTCTTTTAGCGTAGCCTTAAACAACGAAGACGAGGCTAAAAAATTGCTAAAAAGAGGAGATATTTATGCCGTAGTTGTGCTCCCTCAAGGCATTCAAAAAAATGTACTTGATGGGCAACAATCAGAGATTATTTGCTACACCAATGGGCAATTTTTGTTGCCTGCGGGAAATATTCAAAAGGCATTTAGCACCACCATCGCAATGATTTCTGCGGGGATAGACATAGAAAAAAGAAAGAAAAAAGGGCAAGAAGGCTACTGGGCACATGCCGATGTGCAACCCATTAAGCTAGATGTGCATAATATGTATAATCCATATTCCAACTATGGGTATTACTTAATCACACCATTTTTGCCTTTTATGCTAGAAATGCTTGTAGTGATTTTAAGCATTTACATCATTGGCACACCGCTCAAATACGGCTTTGCCGATAGCTGGTTGCGCATGAGTGGAGGCAACTCTTGGGCAGCATTGTGGGGCAAGCTACTCCCCTACACCATTGTATTTTGCTTTGTGGGCTGGTTCATGAACTTTTACCTGTTCAGGATCATTGGCACACCTTTGCAAGTACCGCTGTGGAATGTAGTATTGCTCACATTTGTGCTTATTCTCACGCACCAGTTAGTCGCTGTTTTCTTTGTAAATATTACTAAAGATCTGCGTTCAGCACTCACTTTTGGTGGGGGATTCTGTGCCATTTGTTTCTCGTTTGGAGCATACACCTTCCCTATCGAAGGATTGCCAAAATTCATTCAAGATGTAAGTAACATTTTCCCTTATACGCACTTTATCAAATATTTTGTAAATCGTGCCATCAAAGGAATCCCAATGAATTATACTTTGCATAATTTAATCGCATTAGGAGCTTACTTTGTTTTGTTCTTATGCTCATATCCGTTATTTGTGAAAAAATTAAAAAGAGGAGGTTATGAATAG